A DNA window from Brenneria izadpanahii contains the following coding sequences:
- the aroK gene encoding shikimate kinase AroK has protein sequence MAEKRNIFLVGPMGAGKSTIGRQLAQQLNMEFFDSDQEIERRTGADVGWVFDLEGEEGFRDREEKIINELTEKQGIVLATGGGSVKSRETRNRLSARGVVVYLETTIEKQLARTQRDKKRPLLQVETPPREVLEELARERNPLYEEIADVTIRTDEQSAKVVANQIINMLESN, from the coding sequence ATGGCAGAGAAACGCAATATCTTTCTGGTTGGGCCTATGGGTGCCGGCAAAAGCACTATTGGCCGTCAGTTAGCTCAGCAACTCAATATGGAGTTTTTCGACTCCGATCAAGAAATTGAGCGACGCACCGGGGCTGATGTGGGCTGGGTATTCGATTTGGAAGGCGAAGAAGGCTTCCGCGATCGTGAAGAGAAAATCATCAATGAATTGACGGAAAAACAAGGCATCGTGCTGGCGACAGGCGGTGGTTCGGTCAAATCACGTGAGACACGCAATCGTCTTTCTGCGCGTGGGGTGGTCGTTTATCTGGAAACGACGATTGAGAAACAACTCGCCCGCACGCAGCGCGATAAGAAACGTCCGCTACTTCAGGTTGAAACACCTCCGCGTGAAGTTCTGGAAGAGTTGGCGAGGGAGCGGAATCCGTTATATGAGGAGATCGCCGACGTCACCATTCGCACCGACGAACAAAGCGCCAAGGTAGTTGCTAACCAGATTATCAATATGCTGGAAAGTAACTGA
- the aroB gene encoding 3-dehydroquinate synthase has translation MERITVTLAERSYPITIAAGLFNDSASFMPLKAGEQVMLVTNQTLAPLYLERVRRVLEQGGVHVDQVVLPDGEKYKSLTVLDQVFTALLTKPHGRDTTIVALGGGVIGDLAGFAAASYQRGVRFIQVPTTLLAQVDSSVGGKTAVNHPLGKNMIGAFYQPASVVIDLDCLKTLPARELSSGLAEVIKYGVILDSDFFHWLEENIEAVRALEHGALAYCIRRCCELKAAVVAADEREKGMRALLNLGHTYGHAIEAEMGYGNWLHGEAVAAGMVMAAYAARRLGLFSVDDITRITSLLVRAGLPVTGPAQMSPESYLPHMMRDKKVLAGELRLVLPTSIGHSEVLGGIAHDLVLASITDCLA, from the coding sequence ATGGAAAGAATTACCGTAACATTAGCCGAACGAAGTTATCCTATTACGATAGCCGCCGGATTGTTTAATGATTCGGCTTCTTTTATGCCGTTGAAAGCAGGGGAGCAGGTCATGCTGGTGACTAACCAGACGCTGGCTCCCCTCTATCTTGAACGCGTTCGCCGTGTGCTTGAGCAAGGCGGAGTGCATGTCGATCAGGTCGTGTTGCCTGACGGCGAAAAATATAAATCCCTGACCGTACTGGATCAGGTTTTTACCGCGCTGCTGACGAAACCTCATGGCCGCGATACGACGATTGTCGCGTTGGGCGGCGGCGTAATCGGCGACCTGGCCGGCTTTGCCGCAGCGAGCTACCAACGCGGCGTGCGTTTCATCCAGGTGCCGACAACGCTGTTGGCGCAGGTTGATTCCTCCGTTGGCGGCAAAACCGCGGTGAATCACCCGCTGGGTAAAAACATGATCGGCGCTTTCTATCAACCGGCATCGGTTGTGATTGATCTGGATTGTCTGAAAACGCTGCCCGCGCGGGAGTTGTCGTCCGGGTTGGCGGAAGTGATTAAGTACGGCGTCATTCTGGATAGCGATTTCTTCCACTGGCTGGAAGAGAACATTGAAGCAGTGCGCGCATTGGAGCATGGCGCGCTGGCTTACTGCATTCGTCGTTGCTGTGAACTAAAAGCCGCGGTGGTCGCCGCCGATGAACGTGAAAAGGGCATGCGCGCGTTGCTCAACCTTGGGCATACTTATGGTCATGCCATTGAAGCGGAAATGGGATACGGCAATTGGCTGCATGGCGAAGCGGTTGCCGCGGGTATGGTGATGGCCGCCTATGCCGCCCGGCGTCTTGGGCTATTTTCCGTCGATGATATTACGCGTATAACATCCCTGTTGGTTCGAGCCGGCTTGCCCGTTACCGGACCGGCGCAGATGTCGCCAGAATCTTATCTTCCCCACATGATGCGTGATAAAAAAGTGTTGGCCGGCGAGTTACGGCTCGTATTGCCGACATCCATTGGACATTCTGAGGTCCTTGGCGGAATAGCGCACGATCTTGTTCTGGCGTCAATAACTGATTGTCTTGCTTAA